One window from the genome of Candidatus Nitrosotenuis cloacae encodes:
- a CDS encoding DUF373 family protein, with the protein MSLRDSKMEKAVEAPITSRLLVICVDRDNDVGDKAGVVTPVVGRNSCIEAAQKLALEDPEDADANSIFFAIKTYEDLVSKGYQAEVIVVAGVGDRGVQADEKIVREVKSVLSSFSANGAVIVSDGEDDESVIPIIQNVVPIVSVQRCVMKVSRSVEYSYAVFGKYLKMIAYDSKYSKFFLGVPGILLLIGGIGTISGYTQEIFAVLVSILGGAFLIRAFDVDRALSSWSKPTPAGLIRAFTLVTGVIIGLASILSGFSAIHTNILDPQIFGAGIPNIFADKVTLGQFIAGALPFLWMGMGSVFAGILLSHWLKGSLRRITDVLRLIVLGSLYPTVYQFTNLLIYDESSFTLIPPFLIGLIVTLISATVLFRKYRKKKGGEVLTE; encoded by the coding sequence TTGTCCCTTAGAGATTCCAAGATGGAAAAGGCCGTCGAGGCCCCAATAACAAGCAGGCTGCTTGTGATATGCGTGGACAGGGACAACGATGTGGGGGACAAGGCAGGAGTGGTCACACCGGTCGTCGGGAGAAACTCGTGCATAGAGGCAGCACAAAAGCTGGCACTTGAGGATCCAGAGGATGCGGACGCAAACTCCATCTTCTTTGCAATCAAGACGTATGAGGACTTGGTAAGCAAGGGATACCAGGCAGAGGTGATAGTGGTTGCAGGGGTGGGTGACAGGGGCGTGCAGGCAGACGAGAAAATAGTTCGCGAGGTAAAGTCAGTCCTGAGCAGCTTTTCTGCAAACGGCGCAGTCATAGTGTCAGACGGAGAAGATGACGAGTCAGTAATTCCAATTATTCAGAACGTAGTTCCAATTGTATCAGTGCAGCGATGCGTGATGAAGGTAAGTCGCAGCGTCGAATACTCCTACGCAGTCTTTGGAAAATATCTAAAGATGATTGCGTACGATTCAAAATATTCAAAGTTCTTTTTGGGAGTGCCGGGAATCCTGCTTTTGATTGGAGGAATTGGAACCATTTCAGGATACACGCAGGAGATCTTTGCGGTGCTAGTAAGCATCCTTGGCGGAGCGTTTCTGATTCGTGCATTTGACGTAGACAGGGCGCTGTCAAGTTGGTCAAAGCCCACTCCCGCAGGACTGATCAGGGCATTCACACTTGTAACAGGAGTCATCATCGGACTAGCGTCAATTCTGTCAGGATTTTCAGCAATCCACACAAACATACTAGACCCTCAGATCTTCGGCGCAGGCATTCCAAACATATTTGCAGACAAGGTAACGCTCGGCCAGTTCATCGCAGGCGCACTGCCGTTTCTGTGGATGGGAATGGGCTCAGTATTTGCAGGAATCCTGCTCAGCCACTGGCTAAAGGGAAGCCTCAGGAGAATCACCGATGTGCTGAGACTTATCGTGCTTGGGTCGTTATACCCGACGGTGTACCAGTTTACAAACCTGCTCATATACGACGAGAGCTCATTTACCCTGATTCCGCCGTTTCTAATAGGCCTCATAGTGACGCTGATCTCCGCCACGGTACTGTTCCGCAAATACCGAAAGAAGAAGGGCGGCGAAGTCCTAACAGAATAA
- a CDS encoding DUF5679 domain-containing protein, which produces MTQAYCVKCRAKRDIKNPKEVKLKNGRPAVKGTCPKCGTNVFKIGKMD; this is translated from the coding sequence ATGACTCAAGCTTACTGTGTAAAATGCAGAGCAAAAAGGGACATCAAAAATCCTAAAGAAGTTAAGCTAAAGAATGGTCGCCCTGCCGTAAAAGGCACTTGCCCAAAATGCGGAACAAACGTTTTCAAAATTGGCAAGATGGACTAA
- a CDS encoding translation initiation factor IF-2 subunit beta, translating into MVKSDYEKLLKRIQDKISEKKTDTGERFELPSPDVMWEGQRTILRNFMDFPKVLRRDADKILQYLSKEFATPAERSGEKAVFVGRREPHDFTRLLQIYVKDYLECPTCKSPDTKIEKENRISFLVCEACGAKSSLKGKYA; encoded by the coding sequence TTGGTAAAATCAGACTATGAAAAGCTCCTAAAGCGCATCCAGGACAAGATATCTGAAAAGAAGACTGATACTGGCGAGAGATTTGAACTGCCGTCGCCTGACGTGATGTGGGAAGGACAGCGCACCATTCTGCGCAACTTTATGGACTTTCCAAAGGTCCTCCGAAGGGATGCAGACAAGATTCTACAGTATCTGTCAAAAGAGTTTGCAACGCCTGCTGAGAGGAGCGGGGAGAAGGCCGTCTTTGTTGGACGACGCGAACCGCATGATTTTACACGACTGCTCCAAATTTACGTAAAAGACTACCTAGAGTGTCCTACGTGCAAGAGCCCTGATACCAAAATTGAGAAGGAGAACAGGATATCGTTTCTTGTATGCGAGGCATGCGGTGCGAAATCGTCACTTAAGGGTAAATATGCGTAA
- a CDS encoding DUF424 domain-containing protein: MRFYVRTSSYQNSRMLNICDEDLLDRVVKKDDLEIKISKSYYGQRLVEKSEAEDLMRNSSIINIVGKETVEMSVELNVASRAGVKVIDGVPFLIVFKM, encoded by the coding sequence ATGCGCTTCTATGTTAGAACCTCGAGCTACCAAAACAGCAGGATGCTTAACATCTGCGATGAGGACCTGCTGGACCGCGTAGTGAAAAAAGACGACTTGGAGATAAAGATCAGCAAAAGCTACTACGGCCAGAGGCTGGTGGAAAAGTCAGAAGCTGAGGATCTGATGAGAAACTCGTCGATTATCAACATCGTCGGCAAGGAGACAGTTGAGATGTCAGTTGAGCTCAATGTCGCCTCTAGGGCGGGAGTCAAAGTGATTGATGGTGTTCCGTTTTTGATTGTTTTCAAAATGTAG
- a CDS encoding translation initiation factor eIF-1A — protein sequence MGKRKVLNESELKDIQLPQQGELLGRVIKLLGSDQVLVKCTDDKTRRGRIRGKLKRRIWIRDNDVVIIAPWDFKQDDRGDITWRFTLAQVEWLKTNNHLPKDF from the coding sequence TTGGGAAAGCGTAAAGTTCTAAACGAAAGTGAGCTAAAAGATATTCAGCTGCCGCAGCAAGGCGAGCTTTTGGGAAGAGTCATCAAGTTGTTGGGAAGTGATCAGGTTCTGGTAAAGTGTACTGATGACAAAACACGACGCGGTAGAATCAGAGGCAAGCTAAAGCGAAGAATTTGGATTAGGGATAACGATGTTGTGATTATAGCTCCGTGGGATTTCAAGCAAGATGACAGGGGGGACATCACGTGGAGATTCACTCTTGCTCAAGTGGAGTGGCTGAAAACAAACAATCACCTCCCAAAAGATTTCTAG
- a CDS encoding serine protein kinase RIO, producing MSSDDYFDTKDYPDIDDFADSDLASKFDNLSVTKKKSLQDGFKKFKTVNQVLDKSTMFTMYEMINAKIIAYVNGIVRAGKESVLFWAVDKDGVDVALKVYLVSTTSFKKRAQYVVGDPRFSRIKSGTKNMVYLWAKKEFRNLQVCYKKGIPTVRPIHVSKNVLAMEFIGKNGVPAPTLHETNVDENDYIQAMDIMTRLYRDVHLVHGDFSEYNVFKTENGLILFDMGSAVDTMHPNAQNFLERDIKNMSYFFAKRGLTVQNPADVLAKMMS from the coding sequence ATGTCTTCTGACGATTATTTTGACACCAAGGATTATCCGGACATTGACGACTTTGCAGATTCTGATCTGGCGTCAAAGTTTGACAACCTGTCAGTAACAAAGAAAAAATCGCTCCAGGACGGATTTAAGAAATTCAAGACGGTAAACCAAGTGCTTGACAAGTCCACCATGTTTACCATGTATGAGATGATAAATGCAAAGATAATTGCGTACGTCAACGGAATAGTGCGCGCAGGAAAGGAATCGGTGTTGTTCTGGGCAGTCGACAAGGATGGCGTAGATGTGGCACTAAAGGTATACCTGGTATCTACTACGAGCTTCAAAAAGCGTGCGCAGTACGTGGTGGGGGACCCGCGCTTTTCGCGCATAAAGTCCGGCACAAAGAACATGGTGTACCTGTGGGCAAAAAAAGAGTTCAGGAATCTGCAGGTGTGCTACAAAAAGGGCATACCTACCGTGCGGCCAATCCACGTGTCAAAGAATGTCCTTGCAATGGAGTTCATCGGCAAAAATGGAGTCCCGGCTCCAACTCTGCATGAGACAAACGTGGACGAAAACGACTACATCCAGGCAATGGACATAATGACGCGGCTGTACCGTGACGTGCATCTGGTGCACGGAGATTTCTCAGAATACAATGTCTTCAAGACGGAAAATGGACTGATTTTGTTTGACATGGGATCTGCAGTTGATACAATGCACCCAAATGCTCAAAACTTTCTTGAAAGAGACATTAAAAATATGTCATACTTCTTTGCAAAAAGAGGCCTAACAGTGCAAAATCCAGCCGATGTGCTAGCGAAAATGATGTCATGA
- a CDS encoding KH domain-containing protein, with product MSFEKIIRIPADRVGSLIGKAGKVKSQIEKTCLVKLAIDSESGEIEITSDGPIDQIEPFKAVEIVTAIGRGFSPEKAMKLMQEENLLHVIDLRDFAGKSPQQIERIKGRIIGEGGRARVNMENLTRTSICVYGKTVSIIGEQSQIKAAINAITSISSGSKHGSVYGKLEANRRKEKLDRLQLWEKRDV from the coding sequence ATGAGCTTTGAGAAGATAATCCGCATTCCAGCTGACCGCGTAGGTTCGCTTATTGGAAAGGCCGGCAAGGTCAAGTCCCAGATAGAAAAGACCTGCCTTGTCAAGCTGGCAATTGACAGCGAGTCAGGCGAGATCGAAATTACAAGCGACGGCCCAATTGATCAGATTGAGCCGTTCAAGGCAGTAGAGATTGTGACTGCAATAGGTCGCGGGTTTTCTCCGGAAAAGGCAATGAAACTCATGCAGGAGGAAAATCTGTTGCATGTAATCGATCTTAGAGATTTTGCCGGAAAGTCTCCGCAACAAATTGAAAGGATAAAAGGAAGAATAATTGGAGAGGGAGGTAGAGCAAGGGTAAACATGGAAAATCTTACTAGGACAAGTATCTGCGTTTATGGAAAGACGGTTTCAATAATTGGCGAGCAAAGTCAGATCAAGGCGGCAATAAACGCCATCACGTCCATATCGAGCGGAAGCAAGCACGGCTCAGTGTATGGAAAGCTTGAGGCAAATAGAAGGAAGGAAAAGCTAGACAGGTTACAGTTGTGGGAAAAGCGCGATGTCTAA
- a CDS encoding DNA topoisomerase VI subunit B, giving the protein MSKETFNQISPSEFFYRNRDLAGFSNPTRSLYTAVREFVENGLDACDQQGILPDIHLSIKALDPEKPDPKPYVLTVKDNGPGMESKHIPLAFGTVLYGSKFGLKQARGMFGLGATMAILYGQITTNKPVTVSSSIDGKSLNEYEMMLDIQKNKPVIIKHKTIQTNKKGLSVSITLEGDYSKAGAKIRDYVYQTSLITPYATISFDDPKGEKFHYKRIVETMPPPPTIIKPHPHGVDVETIRRMIVDTHYQIPTLDNIMIDKVRKELNLSKKNLNFEGIMARAEKKWSSLSRPVRVIVAIMSFLQMDFDKIMKIRLDDIDLAHKRLTYWDFGESKSVTIEMPKSNPYYKQLANTVQGESVVSFLTKRFQRVGPSTALKFAEFAQIKPDKRIGALTNDELVQLSDSLQKYEDFLSPDPSCLAPLGEEPLAKGMEQFFKPDFSAVIQRSASAYSGFPFVVEMGIAYGGGIPAGKMTVYRFANRIPLLYDEGSDVVMQVVNETDWSRYKVKNESPLVIVTHICSTRIPYKTVGKENVADRPEIEKELKLALQFLARKLSAYMSKKGLAEIEKKRSNLYQKYLPLIAQFATELAAKPKEPAYKKLIKDLNTNVEVKQE; this is encoded by the coding sequence ATGTCTAAGGAAACATTCAATCAGATATCTCCAAGCGAGTTCTTTTACAGGAACCGGGATCTTGCAGGATTTAGCAACCCGACACGCTCTTTGTATACTGCGGTAAGGGAGTTTGTTGAAAACGGCCTTGACGCATGCGACCAGCAGGGGATACTGCCTGACATTCACCTCTCGATAAAGGCGCTGGATCCAGAAAAGCCGGACCCAAAGCCGTACGTTCTGACGGTCAAAGACAACGGGCCTGGTATGGAGTCAAAGCACATCCCGCTTGCATTTGGAACGGTCCTTTACGGCTCAAAGTTCGGGCTAAAGCAGGCAAGGGGAATGTTCGGACTTGGTGCCACCATGGCAATTTTGTACGGGCAGATAACTACCAACAAACCGGTCACAGTATCCAGCTCAATTGATGGAAAATCGCTAAACGAATACGAGATGATGCTTGACATACAAAAGAACAAACCTGTTATCATAAAGCACAAGACGATTCAGACAAACAAGAAGGGACTGTCTGTCAGCATCACGTTAGAGGGTGACTATTCCAAGGCTGGCGCAAAGATAAGGGATTACGTGTATCAGACCTCGCTTATCACCCCGTATGCAACAATATCATTTGATGATCCAAAGGGGGAAAAGTTCCACTACAAAAGAATCGTCGAGACAATGCCGCCACCGCCCACCATCATCAAGCCGCACCCACACGGAGTGGATGTTGAGACAATACGCAGGATGATCGTGGACACGCACTACCAGATACCGACACTTGACAACATCATGATAGACAAGGTAAGAAAGGAACTCAACCTCTCAAAGAAGAATCTGAACTTTGAGGGAATAATGGCAAGGGCGGAGAAAAAGTGGTCGTCTCTGTCAAGACCTGTGAGGGTGATAGTGGCCATCATGTCTTTTCTGCAGATGGACTTTGATAAAATTATGAAGATAAGGCTTGACGACATCGACTTGGCGCACAAGAGACTGACGTACTGGGATTTTGGCGAGTCCAAGTCTGTTACAATTGAGATGCCAAAGTCAAACCCGTACTACAAGCAGCTTGCAAACACCGTGCAAGGAGAGTCGGTGGTCTCTTTTCTGACAAAGAGATTCCAAAGGGTGGGCCCGTCCACTGCGCTCAAGTTCGCCGAGTTTGCGCAGATAAAGCCGGACAAGAGAATCGGCGCGCTCACAAACGACGAGCTTGTGCAGCTGAGCGACTCGCTGCAGAAATACGAGGACTTTTTGTCGCCTGACCCAAGCTGCCTTGCGCCGCTTGGCGAGGAGCCTCTTGCAAAAGGAATGGAGCAGTTCTTCAAGCCGGACTTTTCGGCAGTCATACAGCGAAGCGCGTCTGCGTACTCGGGGTTCCCATTCGTAGTTGAGATGGGGATTGCGTACGGGGGAGGAATTCCGGCAGGCAAGATGACTGTGTACAGGTTTGCAAACAGGATCCCGCTTCTCTATGACGAGGGCAGCGACGTCGTAATGCAGGTGGTAAATGAGACCGACTGGTCGCGTTACAAGGTGAAAAACGAGTCACCGCTTGTGATCGTAACTCACATCTGCTCGACCCGTATTCCGTACAAGACCGTGGGCAAGGAAAATGTCGCCGACAGGCCTGAGATTGAAAAGGAGCTAAAGCTGGCACTGCAGTTTCTGGCAAGAAAGCTCTCAGCATACATGTCAAAGAAGGGACTTGCGGAAATTGAAAAGAAGAGATCCAACCTGTACCAAAAATATCTTCCACTCATTGCACAGTTTGCCACGGAGCTTGCAGCAAAACCTAAAGAGCCCGCATACAAGAAACTAATCAAGGATCTGAACACAAATGTCGAAGTCAAACAAGAGTAA
- a CDS encoding DNA topoisomerase IV subunit A → MSKSNKSKAEKITAAKRDSLIELLKMEGAKIYNDLDKGQFPQFSVPSRSVSNIVYDKKLKQYILGKAASLRSSRNMAQLRSFTQLIWLAFFANRLIQEKKSSTLRDIYYSSQAFEIDFEDQPESDNIIVDLEAVLARPREDFHIFPEERSSVFGDLTIEYTVPGYEGRRTNLSDHPDGYLIGPSLSSAELVDTSAELVIAIEKGGLFTRFVEEKVDKKFKAIIVDTAGQAPRSTRYLLKRLREQMGLPVVILTDGDVYGEHIAMVIKSGSANAAHLRDLTVSDAKWVGVWASDIEKYKLPTIPMTESDIKRIYDLQKDPRYQEGIWKKELEVFLRLKRKAELEAFSKYGLTNITDKYLPEKLELAKSL, encoded by the coding sequence ATGTCGAAGTCAAACAAGAGTAAAGCAGAAAAGATCACGGCGGCAAAGAGGGACTCACTAATAGAGTTGCTCAAGATGGAGGGCGCCAAGATCTACAACGACTTGGACAAGGGGCAGTTTCCACAGTTCTCGGTTCCGAGCAGGTCCGTCAGCAATATCGTTTATGACAAAAAGCTAAAGCAGTACATCCTTGGCAAGGCGGCAAGCCTGAGAAGCTCGCGAAACATGGCGCAACTGCGCTCGTTTACACAGCTCATATGGCTTGCATTCTTTGCAAACAGGCTCATCCAGGAAAAAAAGTCGTCCACTTTGAGAGATATCTATTACTCGTCGCAGGCATTTGAGATTGACTTTGAGGACCAGCCGGAATCGGACAACATCATAGTTGACTTGGAGGCAGTTCTTGCAAGGCCAAGAGAGGACTTTCACATATTTCCAGAGGAGCGAAGCAGCGTCTTTGGGGATCTTACAATAGAATACACGGTTCCAGGATACGAGGGAAGGAGGACAAACCTGTCTGACCATCCTGATGGTTATCTCATCGGGCCGAGCCTTAGCAGCGCAGAGCTTGTCGACACAAGCGCCGAACTGGTGATTGCAATCGAAAAAGGTGGTCTCTTCACAAGGTTTGTCGAGGAAAAGGTGGACAAAAAGTTCAAGGCAATCATAGTTGATACTGCGGGGCAAGCGCCGCGTTCCACAAGGTACCTGCTAAAGAGGCTTCGCGAGCAGATGGGCCTGCCGGTTGTGATACTTACCGACGGGGACGTCTACGGGGAACACATTGCAATGGTGATCAAGTCCGGCTCTGCAAACGCAGCACACCTAAGGGACCTTACAGTATCTGATGCAAAGTGGGTCGGTGTGTGGGCATCAGACATCGAAAAGTACAAGCTGCCGACGATCCCGATGACAGAATCGGACATCAAGAGGATATACGACCTGCAAAAGGATCCCAGATACCAGGAGGGAATCTGGAAAAAGGAGCTTGAGGTGTTTCTCAGACTAAAGCGAAAGGCAGAGCTTGAGGCGTTCTCAAAGTATGGGCTGACCAACATTACGGACAAGTATCTTCCAGAAAAGCTGGAACTTGCTAAGAGTCTGTAG
- a CDS encoding Hsp20/alpha crystallin family protein, translating to MSSYKRTYSNEQSINFIIPIMIILFLGIVYIMTLRAGHGSVSFILIGIAAATMIYWGFVIKKMTKTEKPKYTARDTESKNWVYDLIKGNDEMVFVAEVPGPDDKIVVRLIEGVLYIRGAGNFSKEIPIEGVADMQIHDFKYRNGVLTLRIRKPTDS from the coding sequence GTGTCCAGCTACAAAAGAACATACTCAAACGAGCAGTCAATCAACTTCATAATCCCGATAATGATAATCTTGTTTTTGGGAATAGTCTACATCATGACATTGCGCGCAGGCCACGGTTCTGTCAGCTTTATACTGATTGGAATTGCGGCAGCCACCATGATCTACTGGGGCTTTGTGATCAAAAAGATGACAAAGACCGAAAAGCCAAAGTACACCGCACGAGACACCGAGAGCAAAAACTGGGTGTACGACTTGATCAAGGGAAACGACGAGATGGTGTTCGTAGCAGAGGTCCCAGGACCTGACGACAAGATAGTCGTGCGCCTAATCGAGGGCGTACTGTATATCAGGGGTGCAGGTAACTTTTCAAAAGAGATCCCAATTGAGGGCGTAGCAGACATGCAGATCCACGACTTTAAGTACAGAAACGGCGTGCTTACCCTGCGAATCAGAAAGCCTACAGACTCTTAG
- a CDS encoding S-methyl-5'-thioadenosine phosphorylase has protein sequence MEHADIGIFGGTGIYDSGLLKEAKEVTVETPYGKTSDSITIGIFNGKKIAFMPRHGKKHTIPPHMINFRANIWAFKQLGIKRIIAPSAVGSLKEELPPGTFVLPTQFLDFTKSRKGTFSEEGKVIHISVADPFCPELQSAIIRAAKTQNIPIHTDRTYVCIEGPRFSTKAESKFYKSTGADIIGMTLVPECQLAREAQMCYASICTVTDYDVWAEKPVTAKEVIETLKKNVENTKRLLTSIPDEIPQERRCFCEKALEEAQF, from the coding sequence ATGGAACATGCAGACATTGGAATCTTTGGCGGAACCGGAATTTACGACTCGGGACTCCTAAAGGAGGCAAAGGAGGTCACAGTGGAGACGCCATACGGCAAGACGTCAGATTCCATCACAATTGGAATCTTTAATGGAAAGAAGATAGCATTCATGCCAAGGCACGGAAAAAAACACACCATCCCGCCACACATGATAAACTTTAGAGCAAACATCTGGGCATTCAAGCAGCTTGGAATAAAGCGAATCATCGCCCCATCAGCAGTAGGCAGCCTCAAAGAGGAACTTCCACCAGGCACGTTTGTCCTGCCAACCCAGTTCCTGGACTTTACAAAATCACGCAAGGGGACATTTTCCGAGGAGGGCAAAGTCATACACATCTCAGTTGCAGACCCGTTCTGCCCGGAGCTCCAGTCCGCGATAATTCGTGCAGCAAAGACTCAGAACATACCAATACACACTGACCGCACATACGTCTGCATAGAGGGCCCAAGGTTCTCTACAAAGGCAGAGTCGAAATTCTACAAATCGACTGGTGCAGATATAATCGGCATGACTCTCGTACCAGAGTGCCAGCTTGCAAGGGAGGCCCAGATGTGCTACGCCTCAATATGCACTGTCACAGACTATGACGTCTGGGCGGAAAAACCAGTCACCGCAAAAGAGGTGATTGAGACCCTAAAGAAAAACGTGGAGAACACCAAGCGACTACTCACGTCCATTCCAGACGAGATTCCGCAGGAACGAAGATGTTTTTGCGAAAAAGCCCTAGAAGAGGCCCAGTTCTAG
- a CDS encoding adenine phosphoribosyltransferase, whose amino-acid sequence MNLKNIITEYPNFPKKGILFRDISPILKNPSALSHVVDEFAKKYHANDVDVFAGIESRGFPLACALALRYNKGMIMIRKQGKLPGSTVKRSYSIEYGKAVMEIQKNAVSKDQRVVICDDLLATGGTAKAAAELVERLGGKVAGFAVIVELTELGGIKKIEKFKCESLVKY is encoded by the coding sequence GTGAACCTAAAAAATATCATAACAGAATATCCTAATTTTCCAAAGAAGGGAATCCTATTTCGCGACATAAGCCCGATTCTGAAGAACCCGTCTGCCCTATCACACGTGGTGGACGAGTTTGCAAAGAAATACCATGCAAATGACGTAGATGTCTTTGCAGGCATAGAGTCAAGGGGGTTCCCGCTTGCGTGCGCGCTTGCTCTCAGGTACAACAAGGGAATGATAATGATCAGAAAGCAGGGCAAGCTGCCAGGAAGCACCGTAAAGAGATCATACAGCATAGAATACGGCAAGGCAGTAATGGAGATCCAAAAGAACGCAGTAAGCAAGGACCAAAGAGTGGTAATCTGTGACGACCTGCTTGCAACAGGCGGCACTGCAAAGGCGGCAGCAGAGCTCGTAGAAAGGCTTGGAGGCAAGGTAGCAGGCTTTGCAGTGATAGTGGAACTAACGGAACTTGGCGGAATCAAAAAAATTGAGAAATTCAAGTGCGAGTCATTGGTGAAGTACTAA